Proteins from one Gossypium raimondii isolate GPD5lz chromosome 8, ASM2569854v1, whole genome shotgun sequence genomic window:
- the LOC105790397 gene encoding transportin MOS14 isoform X1 gives MELQMKVAQAVHVLNHDTESSNRVAANQWLVQFQQTEAAWEVATSILTSDHQPFPSDFEVEFFAAQILKRKIQNEGYYLQLGVKDALLNALLVAAKRLSSGPPQLLTQICLALSALILRSVEHGKPIEQLFYSLQNLQTQNDGIVAVLEMLTVLPEEIVDTQNTEISASHRNQYGQELLSHTPMVVEFLLQQSENKFQCGLQPNERNRKVLRCLLSWVRAGCFSETPEGSFPTHPLLNFVFNSLQVSSSFDLAIEVLVELVSRHEGLPQVLLCRVPFLKEMLLLPALTGGDVKVIAGLACLMSEIGQAAPSLIVEASAEARALTDALLSCVAFPCEDWDIADSTLQFWSSLASYILGPDVDGTNKKNVEGMFFSVFSALLDALLLRAQLDESTFSDESRTFDLPDGLVQFRMNLVELLVDICQLLQPATFVQKLFFSGWFSTNVAIPWKEVEIKLFALNVVSDVVLQGGQTFDFSVVMQLVTVLSSWPSDDLKGFMCIVYRSVADVIGSYSKLISTLETNARPLLLFLAAGISEPLSSNACASALRKLCEDASAVMYEPSNLDIFMWIGEALEKKCLPLEDEEEVVTAISQVLGYVSNKELQNNLLSKLLSSSYDAIGKLIEDDNNHSLRQNPAAYTQILGLATRGLHRMGVVFSHLEMPLLSEASADNPIIAVIRVFWPMLEKLFRSEHMENSSLSTAACRALSLAIQSSGEHFEMLLPKILDCLSTNFLSFQGHECYIRTASLVIEEFGLKEGYGPLFISTFERFTRASSVRALNSSYVCDQEPDLVEAYTNFASTFVRSSRKEVLAASGALLEISFQKAAICCTAMHRGAALAAMSYLSCFLEVGLASLLESMTFSPEGSFGATSIQVISHSGEGLVSNIVYALLGVSAMSRVHKCATILQQLAAFCCLSERTTWKTVLSWEFLHSWLQAAVQALPADYLKQGEAETLVPVWLKALAGAASDYLESKSSNGRTSDYGYMQGKGGRMLKRVIREFADSHRNIPNFT, from the exons ATGGAGCTGCAGATGAAGGTGGCGCAGGCAGTCCATGTGCTGAATCACGACACTGAATCTTCTAACCGCGTTGCAGCCAATCAGTGGTTGGTTCAATTCCAGCAGACTGAGGCAGCCTGGGAGGTCGCCACCTCCATTCTTACCTCCGATCATCAACCTTTTCCCTCTGATTTTGAAGTGGAATTTTTTGCGGCTCAGATTCTCAAACGGAAG ATCCAGAATGAAGGGTATTATTTGCAGTTAGGAGTTAAAGATGCTTTGCTTAATGCCCTTCTTGTGGCTGCTAAAAGGTTAAGTTCGGGACCTCCACAG CTTTTAACCCAAATCTGCCTTGCACTATCTGCTCTTATACTTCGTTCTGTTGAGCATGGGAAACCTATTGAGCAGCTGTTTTATAGTCTACAAAATCTGCAGACCCAGAATGATGGGATTGTTGCTGTACTTGAGATGCTCACTGTTCTACCGGAAGAAATTGTTGACACCCAAAATACTGAAATAAGTGCATCCCACAGAAACCAGTATGGCCAAGAG CTTCTTTCTCATACTCCCATGGTTGTAGAATTCCTACTCCAACAATCTGAAAATAAGTTTCAATGTGGCCTGCAGCCAAATGAAAGGAACAGAAAAGTTCTCCGATGCTTACTCAGTTGG GTTCGAGCTGGGTGCTTCTCTGAGACTCCTGAAGGTTCATTTCCAACACATCCACTGCTTAATTTTGTATTCAATTCACTGCAG GTATCCTCTTCATTTGACTTGGCCATCGAAGTTCTTGTTGAACTAGTGAGTCGTCATGAG GGGCTTCCTCAAGTTTTGCTATGTAGAGTACCTTTTCTTAAAGAAATGCTTCTTTTACCTGCGCTTACTGGGGGAGATGTGAAGGTGATTGCTGGCCTTGCATGTTTGATGTCCGAAATTGGGCAGGCT GCACCATCGTTGATTGTAGAGGCAAGTGCTGAGGCACGTGCACTGACAGATGCTCTGTTGAG CTGTGTGGCTTTTCCCTGTGAAGACTGGGATATTGCAGACTCAACTTTGCAATTTTG GTCTAGTCTTGCAAGCTATATACTTGGCCCTGATGTTGATGGtaccaataaaaaaaatgtcgAAGGCATGTTTTTTTCTGTATTCTCAGCATTACTTGATGCTCTTTTGCTACGTGCTCAG CTGGATGAATCTACATTTAGCGATGAGAGTAGAACTTTCGACTTGCCTGATGGTCTTGTCCAATTTAGGATGAATCTCGTTGAACTTTTGGTGGATATATGTCAGCTACTACAACCTGCTACATTTGTACAGAAG CTTTTCTTCAGTGGTTGGTTTTCCACAAACGTGGCAATACCTTGGAAAGAGGTTGAAATCAAATTGTTTGCCCTCAATGTG GTTTCTGATGTAGTTCTGCAAGGAGGCCAAACTTTTGATTTCTCAGTGGTTATGCAGTTGGTTACAGTGCTGTCTTCCTGGCCTTCTGATGACCTCAAGGGATTCATGTGCATT GTTTACAGATCAGTGGCAGATGTTATTGGTTCCTATTCCAAGTTGATATCTACCCTGGAAACTAATGCTAGACCTTTACT ATTATTTCTTGCTGCAGGGATTTCAGAACCTCTCTCCTCAAATGCTTGTGCCTCTGCCCTCCGTAAACTTTGTGAAGATGCTTCTGCTGTGATGTATGAGCCATCAAATTTGGATATCTTTATGTGGATAGGAGAG GCTTTGGAGAAGAAGTGTCTTCCTttggaagatgaagaagaagttGTTACTGCAATCAGCCAAGTCCTTGGTTATGTTTCCAACAAAGAGCTGCAGAACAACTTGTTGTCTAAATTGCTATCATCTAGCTATGATGCTATTGGGAAACTT ATTGAGGATGATAATAACCATTCTTTAAGACAGAATCCAGCTGCTTATACACAAATTTTGGGCCTTGCAACGAGAGGGCTGCACAG GATGGGAGTTGTCTTCAGTCATCTAGAAATGCCTCTGCTGTCCGAGGCTTCTGCTGATAATCCCATCATTGCTGTAATTAGGGTTTTTTGGCCTATGCTGGAGAAGCTTTTTAGATCAGAACATATGGAGAACAGTAGTTTATCTACTGCAGCTTGTCGTGCTCTTTCGCTGGCAATTCAATCGTCAG GGGAGCACTTTGAAATGCTTCTGCCCAAGATATTAGATTGCTTGTCTACAAACTTTTTGTCATTTCAAGGTCACGAATGCTACATCAGAACTG CTTCTCTTGTTATCGAAGAGTTTGGTCTCAAAGAGGGGTATGGTCCTTTGTTCATTAGCACGTTTGAACGATTTACTCGAGCATCTTCAGTAAGGGCCCTAAATTCTTCGTATGTATGTGACCAAGAGCCCGACCTAGTAGAGGCGTACACAAATTTTGCATCGACATTTGTTCGTAGTTCTCGTAAG GAAGTGTTGGCTGCATCTGGTGCTCTTCtagaaatttcttttcaaaaggcAGCTATATGCTGCACTGCTATGCATCGCGGGGCAGCACTTGCAGCTATGTCATACTTATCTT GTTTCTTGGAAGTTGGTCTGGCGTCTTTGTTGGAATCAATGACCTTTTCTCCTGAAGGATCATTTGGGGCCACATCAATTCAGGTTATTTCCCATAGTGGGGAGGGACTTGTATCAAATATAGTATATGCTTTACTTGGTGTCTCAGCAATGTCACGG GTCCACAAGTGTGCGACAATATTGCAGCAATTGGCTGCATTTTGCTGTTTGAGTGAGAGAACAACCTGGAAGACCGTTCTTTCTTGGGAATTCTTGCATTCATGGTTACAAGCAGCG GTGCAGGCTCTTCCTGCCGATTATCTGAAGCAGGGAGAAGCTGAAACGCTAGTGCCAGTTTGGTTGAAGGCCCTTGCCGGTGCTGCCTCAGATTATCTCGAGAGCAAGAGCTCCAATGGAAGGACAAGCGATTACGGTTACATGCAAGGGAAAGGAGGGAGAATGCTGAAACGAGTGATCCGAGAGTTTGCAGATAGTCACCGCAATATCCCGAATTTCACTTGA
- the LOC105790397 gene encoding uncharacterized protein LOC105790397 isoform X2 has protein sequence MLTVLPEEIVDTQNTEISASHRNQYGQELLSHTPMVVEFLLQQSENKFQCGLQPNERNRKVLRCLLSWVRAGCFSETPEGSFPTHPLLNFVFNSLQVSSSFDLAIEVLVELVSRHEGLPQVLLCRVPFLKEMLLLPALTGGDVKVIAGLACLMSEIGQAAPSLIVEASAEARALTDALLSCVAFPCEDWDIADSTLQFWSSLASYILGPDVDGTNKKNVEGMFFSVFSALLDALLLRAQLDESTFSDESRTFDLPDGLVQFRMNLVELLVDICQLLQPATFVQKLFFSGWFSTNVAIPWKEVEIKLFALNVVSDVVLQGGQTFDFSVVMQLVTVLSSWPSDDLKGFMCIVYRSVADVIGSYSKLISTLETNARPLLLFLAAGISEPLSSNACASALRKLCEDASAVMYEPSNLDIFMWIGEALEKKCLPLEDEEEVVTAISQVLGYVSNKELQNNLLSKLLSSSYDAIGKLIEDDNNHSLRQNPAAYTQILGLATRGLHRMGVVFSHLEMPLLSEASADNPIIAVIRVFWPMLEKLFRSEHMENSSLSTAACRALSLAIQSSGEHFEMLLPKILDCLSTNFLSFQGHECYIRTASLVIEEFGLKEGYGPLFISTFERFTRASSVRALNSSYVCDQEPDLVEAYTNFASTFVRSSRKEVLAASGALLEISFQKAAICCTAMHRGAALAAMSYLSCFLEVGLASLLESMTFSPEGSFGATSIQVISHSGEGLVSNIVYALLGVSAMSRVHKCATILQQLAAFCCLSERTTWKTVLSWEFLHSWLQAAVQALPADYLKQGEAETLVPVWLKALAGAASDYLESKSSNGRTSDYGYMQGKGGRMLKRVIREFADSHRNIPNFT, from the exons ATGCTCACTGTTCTACCGGAAGAAATTGTTGACACCCAAAATACTGAAATAAGTGCATCCCACAGAAACCAGTATGGCCAAGAG CTTCTTTCTCATACTCCCATGGTTGTAGAATTCCTACTCCAACAATCTGAAAATAAGTTTCAATGTGGCCTGCAGCCAAATGAAAGGAACAGAAAAGTTCTCCGATGCTTACTCAGTTGG GTTCGAGCTGGGTGCTTCTCTGAGACTCCTGAAGGTTCATTTCCAACACATCCACTGCTTAATTTTGTATTCAATTCACTGCAG GTATCCTCTTCATTTGACTTGGCCATCGAAGTTCTTGTTGAACTAGTGAGTCGTCATGAG GGGCTTCCTCAAGTTTTGCTATGTAGAGTACCTTTTCTTAAAGAAATGCTTCTTTTACCTGCGCTTACTGGGGGAGATGTGAAGGTGATTGCTGGCCTTGCATGTTTGATGTCCGAAATTGGGCAGGCT GCACCATCGTTGATTGTAGAGGCAAGTGCTGAGGCACGTGCACTGACAGATGCTCTGTTGAG CTGTGTGGCTTTTCCCTGTGAAGACTGGGATATTGCAGACTCAACTTTGCAATTTTG GTCTAGTCTTGCAAGCTATATACTTGGCCCTGATGTTGATGGtaccaataaaaaaaatgtcgAAGGCATGTTTTTTTCTGTATTCTCAGCATTACTTGATGCTCTTTTGCTACGTGCTCAG CTGGATGAATCTACATTTAGCGATGAGAGTAGAACTTTCGACTTGCCTGATGGTCTTGTCCAATTTAGGATGAATCTCGTTGAACTTTTGGTGGATATATGTCAGCTACTACAACCTGCTACATTTGTACAGAAG CTTTTCTTCAGTGGTTGGTTTTCCACAAACGTGGCAATACCTTGGAAAGAGGTTGAAATCAAATTGTTTGCCCTCAATGTG GTTTCTGATGTAGTTCTGCAAGGAGGCCAAACTTTTGATTTCTCAGTGGTTATGCAGTTGGTTACAGTGCTGTCTTCCTGGCCTTCTGATGACCTCAAGGGATTCATGTGCATT GTTTACAGATCAGTGGCAGATGTTATTGGTTCCTATTCCAAGTTGATATCTACCCTGGAAACTAATGCTAGACCTTTACT ATTATTTCTTGCTGCAGGGATTTCAGAACCTCTCTCCTCAAATGCTTGTGCCTCTGCCCTCCGTAAACTTTGTGAAGATGCTTCTGCTGTGATGTATGAGCCATCAAATTTGGATATCTTTATGTGGATAGGAGAG GCTTTGGAGAAGAAGTGTCTTCCTttggaagatgaagaagaagttGTTACTGCAATCAGCCAAGTCCTTGGTTATGTTTCCAACAAAGAGCTGCAGAACAACTTGTTGTCTAAATTGCTATCATCTAGCTATGATGCTATTGGGAAACTT ATTGAGGATGATAATAACCATTCTTTAAGACAGAATCCAGCTGCTTATACACAAATTTTGGGCCTTGCAACGAGAGGGCTGCACAG GATGGGAGTTGTCTTCAGTCATCTAGAAATGCCTCTGCTGTCCGAGGCTTCTGCTGATAATCCCATCATTGCTGTAATTAGGGTTTTTTGGCCTATGCTGGAGAAGCTTTTTAGATCAGAACATATGGAGAACAGTAGTTTATCTACTGCAGCTTGTCGTGCTCTTTCGCTGGCAATTCAATCGTCAG GGGAGCACTTTGAAATGCTTCTGCCCAAGATATTAGATTGCTTGTCTACAAACTTTTTGTCATTTCAAGGTCACGAATGCTACATCAGAACTG CTTCTCTTGTTATCGAAGAGTTTGGTCTCAAAGAGGGGTATGGTCCTTTGTTCATTAGCACGTTTGAACGATTTACTCGAGCATCTTCAGTAAGGGCCCTAAATTCTTCGTATGTATGTGACCAAGAGCCCGACCTAGTAGAGGCGTACACAAATTTTGCATCGACATTTGTTCGTAGTTCTCGTAAG GAAGTGTTGGCTGCATCTGGTGCTCTTCtagaaatttcttttcaaaaggcAGCTATATGCTGCACTGCTATGCATCGCGGGGCAGCACTTGCAGCTATGTCATACTTATCTT GTTTCTTGGAAGTTGGTCTGGCGTCTTTGTTGGAATCAATGACCTTTTCTCCTGAAGGATCATTTGGGGCCACATCAATTCAGGTTATTTCCCATAGTGGGGAGGGACTTGTATCAAATATAGTATATGCTTTACTTGGTGTCTCAGCAATGTCACGG GTCCACAAGTGTGCGACAATATTGCAGCAATTGGCTGCATTTTGCTGTTTGAGTGAGAGAACAACCTGGAAGACCGTTCTTTCTTGGGAATTCTTGCATTCATGGTTACAAGCAGCG GTGCAGGCTCTTCCTGCCGATTATCTGAAGCAGGGAGAAGCTGAAACGCTAGTGCCAGTTTGGTTGAAGGCCCTTGCCGGTGCTGCCTCAGATTATCTCGAGAGCAAGAGCTCCAATGGAAGGACAAGCGATTACGGTTACATGCAAGGGAAAGGAGGGAGAATGCTGAAACGAGTGATCCGAGAGTTTGCAGATAGTCACCGCAATATCCCGAATTTCACTTGA
- the LOC105790397 gene encoding uncharacterized protein LOC105790397 isoform X3: MVVEFLLQQSENKFQCGLQPNERNRKVLRCLLSWVRAGCFSETPEGSFPTHPLLNFVFNSLQVSSSFDLAIEVLVELVSRHEGLPQVLLCRVPFLKEMLLLPALTGGDVKVIAGLACLMSEIGQAAPSLIVEASAEARALTDALLSCVAFPCEDWDIADSTLQFWSSLASYILGPDVDGTNKKNVEGMFFSVFSALLDALLLRAQLDESTFSDESRTFDLPDGLVQFRMNLVELLVDICQLLQPATFVQKLFFSGWFSTNVAIPWKEVEIKLFALNVVSDVVLQGGQTFDFSVVMQLVTVLSSWPSDDLKGFMCIVYRSVADVIGSYSKLISTLETNARPLLLFLAAGISEPLSSNACASALRKLCEDASAVMYEPSNLDIFMWIGEALEKKCLPLEDEEEVVTAISQVLGYVSNKELQNNLLSKLLSSSYDAIGKLIEDDNNHSLRQNPAAYTQILGLATRGLHRMGVVFSHLEMPLLSEASADNPIIAVIRVFWPMLEKLFRSEHMENSSLSTAACRALSLAIQSSGEHFEMLLPKILDCLSTNFLSFQGHECYIRTASLVIEEFGLKEGYGPLFISTFERFTRASSVRALNSSYVCDQEPDLVEAYTNFASTFVRSSRKEVLAASGALLEISFQKAAICCTAMHRGAALAAMSYLSCFLEVGLASLLESMTFSPEGSFGATSIQVISHSGEGLVSNIVYALLGVSAMSRVHKCATILQQLAAFCCLSERTTWKTVLSWEFLHSWLQAAVQALPADYLKQGEAETLVPVWLKALAGAASDYLESKSSNGRTSDYGYMQGKGGRMLKRVIREFADSHRNIPNFT, from the exons ATGGTTGTAGAATTCCTACTCCAACAATCTGAAAATAAGTTTCAATGTGGCCTGCAGCCAAATGAAAGGAACAGAAAAGTTCTCCGATGCTTACTCAGTTGG GTTCGAGCTGGGTGCTTCTCTGAGACTCCTGAAGGTTCATTTCCAACACATCCACTGCTTAATTTTGTATTCAATTCACTGCAG GTATCCTCTTCATTTGACTTGGCCATCGAAGTTCTTGTTGAACTAGTGAGTCGTCATGAG GGGCTTCCTCAAGTTTTGCTATGTAGAGTACCTTTTCTTAAAGAAATGCTTCTTTTACCTGCGCTTACTGGGGGAGATGTGAAGGTGATTGCTGGCCTTGCATGTTTGATGTCCGAAATTGGGCAGGCT GCACCATCGTTGATTGTAGAGGCAAGTGCTGAGGCACGTGCACTGACAGATGCTCTGTTGAG CTGTGTGGCTTTTCCCTGTGAAGACTGGGATATTGCAGACTCAACTTTGCAATTTTG GTCTAGTCTTGCAAGCTATATACTTGGCCCTGATGTTGATGGtaccaataaaaaaaatgtcgAAGGCATGTTTTTTTCTGTATTCTCAGCATTACTTGATGCTCTTTTGCTACGTGCTCAG CTGGATGAATCTACATTTAGCGATGAGAGTAGAACTTTCGACTTGCCTGATGGTCTTGTCCAATTTAGGATGAATCTCGTTGAACTTTTGGTGGATATATGTCAGCTACTACAACCTGCTACATTTGTACAGAAG CTTTTCTTCAGTGGTTGGTTTTCCACAAACGTGGCAATACCTTGGAAAGAGGTTGAAATCAAATTGTTTGCCCTCAATGTG GTTTCTGATGTAGTTCTGCAAGGAGGCCAAACTTTTGATTTCTCAGTGGTTATGCAGTTGGTTACAGTGCTGTCTTCCTGGCCTTCTGATGACCTCAAGGGATTCATGTGCATT GTTTACAGATCAGTGGCAGATGTTATTGGTTCCTATTCCAAGTTGATATCTACCCTGGAAACTAATGCTAGACCTTTACT ATTATTTCTTGCTGCAGGGATTTCAGAACCTCTCTCCTCAAATGCTTGTGCCTCTGCCCTCCGTAAACTTTGTGAAGATGCTTCTGCTGTGATGTATGAGCCATCAAATTTGGATATCTTTATGTGGATAGGAGAG GCTTTGGAGAAGAAGTGTCTTCCTttggaagatgaagaagaagttGTTACTGCAATCAGCCAAGTCCTTGGTTATGTTTCCAACAAAGAGCTGCAGAACAACTTGTTGTCTAAATTGCTATCATCTAGCTATGATGCTATTGGGAAACTT ATTGAGGATGATAATAACCATTCTTTAAGACAGAATCCAGCTGCTTATACACAAATTTTGGGCCTTGCAACGAGAGGGCTGCACAG GATGGGAGTTGTCTTCAGTCATCTAGAAATGCCTCTGCTGTCCGAGGCTTCTGCTGATAATCCCATCATTGCTGTAATTAGGGTTTTTTGGCCTATGCTGGAGAAGCTTTTTAGATCAGAACATATGGAGAACAGTAGTTTATCTACTGCAGCTTGTCGTGCTCTTTCGCTGGCAATTCAATCGTCAG GGGAGCACTTTGAAATGCTTCTGCCCAAGATATTAGATTGCTTGTCTACAAACTTTTTGTCATTTCAAGGTCACGAATGCTACATCAGAACTG CTTCTCTTGTTATCGAAGAGTTTGGTCTCAAAGAGGGGTATGGTCCTTTGTTCATTAGCACGTTTGAACGATTTACTCGAGCATCTTCAGTAAGGGCCCTAAATTCTTCGTATGTATGTGACCAAGAGCCCGACCTAGTAGAGGCGTACACAAATTTTGCATCGACATTTGTTCGTAGTTCTCGTAAG GAAGTGTTGGCTGCATCTGGTGCTCTTCtagaaatttcttttcaaaaggcAGCTATATGCTGCACTGCTATGCATCGCGGGGCAGCACTTGCAGCTATGTCATACTTATCTT GTTTCTTGGAAGTTGGTCTGGCGTCTTTGTTGGAATCAATGACCTTTTCTCCTGAAGGATCATTTGGGGCCACATCAATTCAGGTTATTTCCCATAGTGGGGAGGGACTTGTATCAAATATAGTATATGCTTTACTTGGTGTCTCAGCAATGTCACGG GTCCACAAGTGTGCGACAATATTGCAGCAATTGGCTGCATTTTGCTGTTTGAGTGAGAGAACAACCTGGAAGACCGTTCTTTCTTGGGAATTCTTGCATTCATGGTTACAAGCAGCG GTGCAGGCTCTTCCTGCCGATTATCTGAAGCAGGGAGAAGCTGAAACGCTAGTGCCAGTTTGGTTGAAGGCCCTTGCCGGTGCTGCCTCAGATTATCTCGAGAGCAAGAGCTCCAATGGAAGGACAAGCGATTACGGTTACATGCAAGGGAAAGGAGGGAGAATGCTGAAACGAGTGATCCGAGAGTTTGCAGATAGTCACCGCAATATCCCGAATTTCACTTGA